TTAATTTAAAAACATAGAAGTAATTGTGGGTATATTTTTATTGTGAATTTTCTATGAGGTTTTTATATAAAAAACATAGATCTATTTACTGGAGAGGTTATGAATAACAAACAAAAAACTAATGATTTTATTAGAATTGTGAAAGATGTTGAGAAAGCTTTCCCAGAACTAGATATCAAAGTAAAAATAAGCAAAGAGAAAATTACTTTTTTAAACTCTCCGACTGAGCTGTATCACAAAAGTATATCTATTATACTCGATTTATTAAGTCGTATTGAATCATCTTTGAATTTTTTTCCGGACTCTCCAATAGTTGAAGAATTAGCAAATAATAATATAAAGCTGAAAAAAGCCTTGATTATGCTGATTCTATCAAGAAAAGACATGTTCTCAAAGACAGAATAAAATAACATTTACTCTAACGTTGGAGTATTTGTGAAGACAATAGCATTTTGTTCATTTAAGGGAGGGACGGGGAAAACTACCCTATCTCTCAATATTGGTTGCAACTTAGCTCAATATCACAATAAGAAGGTTTTGCTTGTGGATCTAGATCCACAAGCAAACCTTACTACAGGTTTGGGGACACAATTTTGCTCTGATACTAGCCTGTACGATATTTTTAGAAACTCAGGAAATTTGAAAGATGTTATTCAAAGATCAAAAATAAAAAATCTAGATATAATTCCTTCTAGTCTTTTAATAGAAGATTTTAGAGTTATAAATAAAGATAGTTCATTGAATATAAATTGCTTACGTTCATATTTACAACTTATCGAACATAATTATGATGTT
This portion of the Chlamydia serpentis genome encodes:
- a CDS encoding virulence factor; the protein is MNNKQKTNDFIRIVKDVEKAFPELDIKVKISKEKITFLNSPTELYHKSISIILDLLSRIESSLNFFPDSPIVEELANNNIKLKKALIMLILSRKDMFSKTE